A single Chloroflexota bacterium DNA region contains:
- a CDS encoding molybdenum cofactor biosynthesis protein MoaE yields the protein MQVQVKFFAIFREMVGKKNDAKEIAEGTTVEALWREYAVASPRLGNLRAAYSVNQHLVKGDHVLRDGDEVGFLPPVSGGQVKSKKVKAKSKIRVHSRNSRITKNALITTRRLDLNALVERVEFSGAGAILVFSGVVRDNARGKSVKHLEYEAYPEMAERSLNQIIAEIHERWGDVRVAMAHRVGKLKIGEASLVIAVASPHRPDAYAASRYAIERVKAIVPVWKKEFTLDGEDWVEGPIAGELSPDKAEQIVADAERAHP from the coding sequence ATGCAAGTGCAAGTCAAGTTCTTTGCGATTTTCCGCGAGATGGTCGGTAAGAAAAACGACGCGAAAGAAATCGCGGAGGGTACGACCGTTGAAGCGTTGTGGCGCGAGTACGCGGTCGCGAGTCCGCGTCTCGGTAATCTGCGCGCGGCGTACTCGGTGAATCAACACCTCGTCAAAGGCGATCATGTTTTGCGTGATGGCGACGAGGTGGGTTTCTTGCCGCCCGTCAGCGGCGGGCAAGTAAAAAGTAAAAAGGTAAAAGCTAAAAGTAAAATTCGCGTGCATTCGCGTAATTCGCGGATAACCAAGAACGCGTTGATCACGACTCGTCGGCTCGACTTGAACGCGCTCGTCGAGCGCGTCGAGTTTTCCGGCGCGGGTGCGATCCTGGTGTTTAGCGGCGTCGTGCGCGATAACGCGCGTGGCAAATCGGTCAAGCACCTCGAGTACGAAGCATACCCCGAAATGGCGGAACGCTCGCTGAACCAAATCATCGCCGAGATTCACGAACGCTGGGGCGACGTGCGCGTCGCGATGGCGCATCGCGTCGGCAAACTAAAAATCGGTGAGGCGAGTCTTGTGATCGCGGTTGCGTCGCCGCATCGTCCCGACGCGTATGCCGCGTCGCGTTATGCCATCGAGCGCGTCAAGGCGATCGTGCCGGTCTGGAAAAAAGAATTCACGCTCGACGGTGAAGACTGGGTCGAGGGTCCTATCGCCGGTGAGTTATCGCCGGACAAGGCGGAACAGATTGTCGCCGACGCGGAACGCGCGCATCCGTAG
- a CDS encoding J domain-containing protein has translation MSSDFYKILQVDPSAEPEIIEAAYKRLVRKYHPDVNTLPDATARIQEINDAYEVLSNPALRAEYDWQRQVALLPPPARRKPVSAPRWWLITTLGVAGALLILGACAFFSGAFVFLREQLAPTSTRVARIATAITIVAPSPTLTRTFTPEPTFTRTRTPRPTLRPSATPTSAPLGFARERPMPLGQGVVWTGREGEQIRFTLLNAYRGDEARMLIQSANPANPAPPPDWVYLLFKVRAEFVKAGLKSSVQLSEYDFRALASQEYAVTDAPTLAPPSPRLMKTLAAGESLEGWIAFAIPADEADAVLAYGQTIFPNEMRVWMSVR, from the coding sequence ATGTCCTCAGATTTTTACAAAATCCTGCAAGTTGATCCATCGGCGGAACCGGAAATCATCGAAGCCGCGTACAAACGATTGGTGCGCAAATACCACCCCGATGTCAACACGCTGCCCGACGCGACCGCGCGCATCCAAGAGATCAACGACGCGTACGAGGTGTTGAGCAATCCAGCTCTCCGCGCCGAGTACGATTGGCAGAGACAGGTCGCACTGTTACCCCCACCGGCTCGGCGCAAGCCGGTCTCCGCCCCGCGTTGGTGGTTAATCACTACGTTGGGAGTGGCGGGTGCGTTACTGATCCTGGGTGCGTGTGCGTTCTTTTCCGGCGCGTTCGTCTTCTTGCGCGAGCAACTCGCGCCCACATCCACGCGCGTCGCGCGGATCGCTACCGCCATCACGATTGTCGCGCCATCGCCTACGCTCACGCGCACGTTCACCCCGGAACCCACTTTCACGCGCACGCGCACGCCGCGTCCCACCCTGCGACCTTCGGCAACGCCAACGTCCGCGCCGCTTGGTTTCGCGCGCGAGCGACCGATGCCGCTGGGACAGGGTGTTGTGTGGACTGGACGCGAAGGCGAGCAAATCCGTTTCACGCTACTCAACGCGTATCGCGGCGATGAAGCGCGGATGTTGATTCAATCCGCGAATCCCGCGAACCCCGCGCCGCCGCCGGACTGGGTGTACCTGTTGTTCAAAGTGCGCGCGGAATTTGTGAAAGCGGGACTCAAGTCATCGGTTCAGCTTTCGGAGTATGATTTTCGCGCGCTCGCATCCCAGGAATACGCGGTGACCGACGCGCCGACGCTCGCGCCGCCCTCGCCGCGTTTGATGAAGACGCTCGCCGCCGGCGAATCGCTCGAGGGTTGGATCGCGTTCGCGATTCCCGCGGACGAAGCGGACGCGGTTCTTGCGTACGGTCAAACGATTTTTCCGAACGAGATGCGCGTGTGGATGAGTGTGCGGTGA
- a CDS encoding ABC transporter substrate-binding protein, whose translation MNKRIVFLIGFLALVLSACAPTPPPTQVPPTSAPAAFPLTITDDAGRAVTIKAEPKRVVSLAPSNTETIYALGKGATVVGVTEYCNFPPEAKEKPKVGGFAKIDLEKVVGLSPDLVLATNIHAKSIVPELEKRGLTVVVMDPKNMTEVIGKLTTFGKMLGANEDAGKLAAQLKSRMDAIISQVATAKTKPRVFYEIDKSLYTPGPGSFIDDMLVQAGGVNIAAAAKGNFVQLSVETIIAQDPEVIFLGDMNFGETPEKIKVRPGWANITAVKTGRIVPLPNEDVISRPGPRIVEGFEMLARGLYPDLFK comes from the coding sequence ATGAATAAGCGAATCGTTTTTCTGATCGGATTTCTCGCGCTGGTGTTGAGCGCATGTGCGCCGACTCCACCCCCGACCCAGGTTCCGCCGACGAGCGCGCCCGCGGCATTCCCGCTGACGATCACGGACGACGCGGGACGGGCGGTCACGATCAAAGCGGAACCCAAGCGCGTCGTCTCGCTCGCGCCGAGCAACACCGAAACGATCTACGCGCTCGGCAAAGGCGCGACCGTCGTCGGTGTGACCGAGTATTGCAATTTTCCGCCGGAAGCAAAAGAGAAACCCAAGGTCGGCGGGTTTGCGAAAATAGATCTCGAAAAAGTCGTCGGACTCTCGCCCGATCTTGTGCTCGCGACGAACATTCACGCAAAAAGCATCGTGCCCGAACTCGAAAAACGCGGACTGACTGTCGTGGTCATGGATCCGAAGAATATGACGGAAGTGATCGGCAAGCTCACGACGTTTGGCAAAATGCTCGGCGCGAATGAGGACGCGGGCAAACTCGCCGCGCAACTCAAGAGCCGGATGGACGCGATTATTTCTCAAGTGGCAACGGCGAAGACCAAGCCGCGCGTCTTTTACGAAATTGACAAGAGTCTCTACACGCCCGGTCCGGGTTCCTTCATTGACGATATGCTCGTACAAGCCGGCGGCGTGAACATTGCCGCCGCCGCGAAAGGCAACTTTGTTCAACTGAGCGTCGAAACGATCATCGCGCAAGACCCCGAAGTGATTTTCCTGGGCGATATGAATTTTGGCGAGACACCCGAAAAAATCAAGGTGCGTCCTGGTTGGGCAAATATCACCGCGGTCAAAACCGGGCGCATCGTTCCGCTGCCGAATGAGGATGTCATTTCGCGTCCGGGTCCGCGCATCGTCGAGGGATTCGAAATGCTCGCGCGCGGGCTGTATCCCGATTTATTCAAATGA
- a CDS encoding iron chelate uptake ABC transporter family permease subunit, whose amino-acid sequence MIEVPREARAQSNAPDKTENIIPGSRHRGTILLIAALGVIITGAVAATFGSVAIPLETLARMIVVKLPGAPIAVTWQASWETILFDIRLPRVVLAGLVGIALATSGATYQGLLRNPLADPYLIGVSSGAALGATIAIVFSVEFAGALPLFAFLGAIGATFGIYALAQSDGRATPTTLILAGVALGAFLSAITSFLMFRSDSAFRSFQIIAWMMGSFSLSNWQQVLILLPYLALGWFVLFLHARYLNVLQLGETQAQQLGVPVERVTLTLVVATSLVTAAAVAVSGLIGFVGLIVPHAVRLVWGPDHRFLLPMCALLGAMFLIIADTLARTLLAPSELPVGIITAFCGAPFFLYLLRRKREVLG is encoded by the coding sequence ATGATTGAAGTACCGCGCGAAGCAAGGGCGCAATCTAATGCGCCCGATAAAACTGAAAACATCATTCCTGGGTCGCGTCATCGCGGCACAATCTTGTTGATCGCCGCGCTCGGCGTCATCATAACCGGCGCGGTTGCCGCAACCTTCGGCTCGGTCGCGATTCCGTTAGAGACGCTCGCGCGCATGATCGTGGTCAAATTGCCGGGCGCGCCCATCGCAGTGACGTGGCAAGCGAGCTGGGAAACGATTCTGTTCGACATTCGTTTGCCGCGCGTCGTGCTCGCGGGCTTGGTCGGCATCGCGCTCGCGACATCGGGCGCGACCTACCAGGGTCTGTTACGCAACCCGCTCGCCGATCCGTACTTGATCGGTGTGTCGTCCGGCGCGGCGCTCGGCGCGACGATTGCCATCGTCTTTTCTGTGGAGTTTGCAGGCGCGCTGCCGCTGTTCGCATTCCTGGGTGCGATCGGCGCGACGTTCGGCATCTACGCGCTCGCGCAATCCGACGGACGCGCCACGCCGACGACGTTGATTCTCGCGGGCGTCGCGCTCGGCGCGTTCCTCTCGGCGATCACGTCGTTCTTGATGTTTCGCAGTGACAGCGCGTTTCGTTCGTTTCAAATTATCGCGTGGATGATGGGCAGTTTTTCGTTGAGCAATTGGCAACAAGTACTCATTCTGTTGCCGTACCTCGCGCTGGGTTGGTTCGTCTTGTTCCTGCACGCGCGGTACTTGAACGTGTTGCAACTCGGCGAGACGCAGGCGCAGCAACTCGGCGTGCCGGTCGAGCGCGTGACGTTGACGCTCGTCGTCGCAACCTCGCTCGTCACCGCGGCGGCGGTCGCGGTGAGCGGCTTGATCGGTTTCGTCGGTTTGATCGTGCCGCACGCGGTTCGCCTCGTGTGGGGACCCGATCACCGGTTTCTCTTGCCGATGTGCGCGTTGCTTGGCGCGATGTTTCTCATTATCGCGGACACGCTCGCGCGCACACTGCTCGCGCCGAGCGAATTGCCGGTCGGCATCATTACGGCGTTTTGCGGTGCGCCGTTTTTTCTGTACTTGCTGCGGCGCAAAAGGGAGGTGCTGGGATGA
- a CDS encoding heme ABC transporter ATP-binding protein, translated as MNAIQLRAEDVEFSYNHKPILDGVSMQVEPGEMVGLVGPNGAGKSTLIKLLSRVLTPQRGHVWLDGQTLDQLAPDLVARRVAVVPQMFDVPNGFTAFEIVMMGRTPHLGWLKSESARDVEIAREAMRATGTWALANRMMHQLSGGERQRVIIARALAQEPRVLLLDEPTAHLDVTHQIEVMEITRRLKHARALAILGVFHDLNLATQYCDRIVLLKEGRVFAAGKPSDVITSEILRAVYGIEMCVFPHPRNQLPAALIVGNGG; from the coding sequence ATGAACGCGATTCAATTGCGCGCGGAAGACGTGGAGTTCTCGTACAACCACAAACCGATTCTCGATGGGGTGAGCATGCAAGTGGAACCCGGCGAGATGGTCGGTTTGGTCGGTCCAAATGGCGCGGGCAAGTCCACGCTGATTAAATTGTTGAGCCGCGTGCTCACGCCGCAACGCGGACACGTCTGGCTCGATGGTCAGACCCTTGATCAACTCGCGCCCGACCTGGTCGCGCGTCGCGTCGCTGTCGTGCCGCAAATGTTCGACGTGCCGAACGGATTCACCGCGTTCGAAATCGTGATGATGGGGCGCACACCGCACCTGGGTTGGCTCAAGAGCGAAAGCGCGCGGGATGTTGAAATCGCGCGCGAGGCGATGCGCGCGACCGGCACCTGGGCGTTGGCGAATCGGATGATGCATCAACTTTCCGGCGGCGAGCGACAACGCGTCATCATCGCGCGCGCGCTCGCGCAAGAACCCAGGGTGCTCTTGCTCGACGAACCGACCGCGCACCTCGACGTGACGCATCAAATCGAAGTGATGGAGATCACGCGACGACTGAAGCACGCACGCGCACTCGCGATCCTGGGTGTCTTTCACGATCTGAATCTCGCCACGCAGTACTGCGACCGCATCGTTCTATTGAAAGAGGGACGCGTGTTTGCGGCGGGCAAACCGAGCGACGTCATCACGAGCGAAATCTTGCGTGCGGTGTACGGCATCGAGATGTGCGTGTTCCCGCACCCGCGCAACCAATTGCCCGCGGCGTTGATTGTAGGGAATGGCGGATAG
- the cobO gene encoding cob(I)yrinic acid a,c-diamide adenosyltransferase translates to MPSVLRRGYDMRQGLVIVNTGNGKGKSTAAFGTVLRAWGRGMRVCVIQFIKAETGNWGETQAARKMQLEWHTMGDGFTWLSKDIEATKDKVRAAWQLAQEKIASSAFDLVVLDEMTYAFHYQWLDINQVIAWLREHKPAEMHLIITGRDAPDELIEYADLVTEMREIKHPYARGIKAQAGIEF, encoded by the coding sequence ATGCCATCTGTCCTTCGCAGAGGATATGACATGCGACAAGGGTTAGTGATTGTCAATACGGGAAACGGCAAAGGGAAAAGCACGGCGGCATTCGGCACGGTGTTGCGCGCGTGGGGACGTGGAATGCGCGTCTGCGTGATTCAATTCATCAAAGCGGAAACCGGCAACTGGGGCGAGACGCAAGCCGCGCGCAAAATGCAACTCGAATGGCATACGATGGGCGACGGATTTACGTGGCTGTCGAAAGACATCGAGGCGACGAAGGATAAAGTGCGCGCGGCGTGGCAACTCGCGCAAGAAAAAATCGCGAGCAGCGCGTTCGATCTCGTCGTGCTCGATGAAATGACGTACGCGTTTCACTACCAATGGCTCGACATCAATCAAGTGATCGCGTGGTTGCGCGAACACAAGCCGGCGGAGATGCATCTCATCATCACCGGGCGCGACGCGCCGGACGAACTCATCGAGTATGCCGATCTCGTCACCGAAATGCGCGAGATCAAACATCCGTACGCGCGCGGCATCAAAGCGCAAGCGGGAATCGAATTTTAA
- the cobT gene encoding nicotinate-nucleotide--dimethylbenzimidazole phosphoribosyltransferase, translating to MNFLNETIAQIQPLDANALNAARARQDQLTKPQGAMGRLETLSIQLAGITAQPRPRFKQPAVIMMAGDHGVARQGVSAYPAEVTPQMVFNFLQGGAAINVLARHVGARVVVVDMGVASDMPAHPNLVNAKIALGTRDFSVGPAMTREEAQRAVEAGIRVVTHEIERGVDIVGTGDMGIGNTTPSAAIASVITRRAVREVTGRGTGVDDAGLARKVAMIERAIQVNQPNASDALDVLGDVGGFEIAGLAGVMIGAASKRVPVVIDGFISGAAALIAYGLTPAVQPYLIAAHRSVEIGHRAILDHLRVEPLLDLDLRLGEGTGAALGISLCLAAAKILDEMATFADAGVSEKA from the coding sequence GTGAACTTTCTCAATGAAACAATTGCGCAGATCCAACCGCTCGACGCGAACGCGCTGAATGCGGCGCGCGCGCGGCAAGACCAACTGACCAAACCCCAGGGCGCGATGGGACGACTCGAAACGCTTTCGATTCAACTTGCCGGCATCACCGCGCAGCCGCGTCCGCGATTCAAACAGCCCGCGGTCATTATGATGGCGGGCGATCACGGCGTCGCGCGGCAAGGCGTCAGTGCGTATCCCGCCGAAGTGACCCCACAAATGGTGTTCAACTTTTTGCAGGGCGGCGCGGCGATCAACGTGCTCGCGCGACACGTCGGCGCGCGCGTCGTCGTCGTAGATATGGGCGTCGCGAGCGACATGCCGGCGCATCCGAATTTGGTCAACGCGAAAATCGCGCTCGGCACGCGCGATTTTTCGGTTGGTCCGGCGATGACGCGCGAGGAAGCGCAACGCGCGGTCGAAGCCGGGATTCGTGTGGTAACACACGAGATCGAACGCGGCGTGGACATTGTCGGCACTGGCGATATGGGCATCGGCAATACGACGCCGTCCGCCGCGATTGCCTCTGTCATCACGCGGCGCGCGGTGCGCGAAGTGACCGGGCGCGGCACAGGTGTGGACGACGCGGGACTCGCACGCAAGGTCGCGATGATTGAACGCGCGATTCAAGTCAATCAGCCGAACGCGAGCGACGCGCTCGACGTGCTCGGTGATGTCGGTGGATTCGAAATCGCCGGACTCGCGGGCGTGATGATCGGTGCGGCGTCCAAGCGCGTGCCGGTCGTGATTGACGGATTTATTTCCGGCGCGGCGGCGCTCATCGCGTACGGACTCACGCCGGCGGTGCAGCCGTACTTGATCGCCGCGCATCGCTCCGTCGAAATCGGTCATCGCGCGATTCTCGACCATCTGCGCGTCGAACCCTTGCTCGATCTCGATTTGCGATTGGGCGAAGGCACCGGCGCGGCGCTCGGCATTTCGTTGTGTCTCGCCGCCGCGAAAATTCTCGACGAGATGGCGACGTTCGCGGATGCCGGCGTCTCTGAAAAAGCGTAA
- the cobS gene encoding adenosylcobinamide-GDP ribazoletransferase has protein sequence MRLLAALSFLTSIPIRREFTPNQVGRSLAFFPVVGALLGAILVALDVVLARVFPSLVVNAGLLVATILLTAALHLDGWMDCCDGLFGHKTLDARLRIMREPQVGAFGVAGGVLMVLLKFAALASLTSPLRTLALVIAPVFSRWAMAYAVFVYPYGRASGKGSVFKENARRVDLIIATILALAFTLPLVGGVAIAILGLAWLIAILVARFAIARIEGLTGDVYGAINECVEVLLWLMLTIQF, from the coding sequence ATGCGACTACTCGCCGCGCTCAGTTTCCTAACTTCAATCCCGATTCGCCGCGAATTCACGCCGAACCAGGTGGGACGTTCACTCGCGTTCTTTCCGGTCGTCGGCGCGCTGCTCGGCGCGATCCTGGTCGCGCTCGACGTGGTACTCGCGCGCGTCTTTCCATCGCTCGTCGTGAACGCGGGGTTGCTCGTGGCAACGATTCTGCTGACCGCCGCGCTGCATCTCGACGGGTGGATGGATTGTTGCGATGGATTGTTCGGACACAAGACGCTCGACGCGCGATTGCGAATCATGCGCGAGCCGCAGGTCGGCGCGTTCGGTGTGGCGGGCGGCGTGTTGATGGTGTTACTCAAATTCGCCGCGCTCGCAAGTTTGACGAGTCCACTGCGAACGCTCGCGCTCGTGATCGCCCCGGTCTTTTCGCGTTGGGCGATGGCGTACGCGGTGTTCGTTTATCCGTACGGACGCGCGTCGGGCAAGGGCAGTGTGTTCAAAGAAAACGCGCGCCGCGTGGATTTAATTATCGCGACGATTCTCGCGCTCGCGTTCACGCTTCCGCTGGTCGGCGGCGTCGCGATAGCCATCCTGGGTCTCGCGTGGCTCATCGCGATTCTCGTCGCGCGCTTTGCGATCGCACGCATCGAAGGATTGACCGGCGACGTGTACGGCGCGATCAACGAGTGCGTTGAGGTTTTGCTGTGGCTGATGTTAACGATCCAATTCTAA
- a CDS encoding adenosylcobinamide amidohydrolase codes for MADVNDPILIPGIALAIDERAVRVASERPLAVLSSAVVGAELRATRHIVNMHVVKGYHCANPEDDLTAFAAQCGITELFVGMMTAAWTQNARVAIETHADISVAAIVTAGLGNAMNVGVSPPRALSAGTINIILLIDAALTQAAQANAIITATEAKTMTLIERDARTRDGDRASGTSTDSVVVACTNRGEPMRYAGSATVVGWLIGRAVRRALGWMPGK; via the coding sequence GTGGCTGATGTTAACGATCCAATTCTAATTCCCGGTATCGCGCTCGCGATAGATGAACGCGCGGTGCGTGTGGCGAGCGAGCGACCGCTCGCCGTGTTGAGTTCCGCCGTCGTTGGCGCAGAGTTGCGCGCGACGCGACACATCGTCAACATGCACGTCGTCAAGGGTTATCATTGCGCGAATCCCGAAGACGATCTCACCGCGTTTGCCGCGCAGTGTGGCATCACTGAATTGTTCGTCGGTATGATGACGGCGGCGTGGACGCAGAACGCGCGCGTTGCCATCGAAACGCACGCGGACATCTCGGTTGCCGCGATTGTCACCGCGGGCTTGGGCAACGCGATGAATGTGGGCGTCTCTCCGCCGCGCGCGCTGAGCGCGGGAACGATCAACATCATCTTGCTGATTGACGCCGCGTTGACGCAAGCCGCGCAAGCAAACGCGATCATCACCGCGACCGAAGCGAAAACGATGACACTGATCGAACGCGATGCGCGCACACGCGACGGCGACCGTGCAAGTGGCACGTCCACCGATTCCGTCGTCGTCGCGTGTACAAATCGCGGCGAGCCGATGCGCTACGCCGGTTCGGCGACAGTTGTCGGTTGGCTCATCGGTCGCGCGGTGCGCCGCGCGCTGGGATGGATGCCGGGGAAATAG
- a CDS encoding cobalamin biosynthesis protein — protein sequence MTALLILLLAIAIDLALGDPPTALHPTGWMGQWLYLGKKCSPQRGALAQFVFGVLLIILGALLFALPAYFGLNALHAWNDIAFVIVSAMILKTTFTLRGLMRAARDTQRALDAHDLVEARRLVAWHLVSRDTRTLDEPHVVSATVESVAENIADSFVAPLLFFALFGVPGALAYRLVNTADAIIGYHGATEYLGKFAARLDDVLNWIPARVSGALVVIAAFIARANARNAWRVMLRDYARTESPNAGWTMSAMAGALDTQLEKIAHYQLGDATRATVPGMISQSLCVMFIASLSWVVLLSAYCLLLSE from the coding sequence ATGACTGCTCTCCTGATACTCTTGCTTGCAATCGCAATTGACCTCGCGCTCGGCGATCCGCCAACGGCGCTGCACCCGACTGGTTGGATGGGGCAGTGGCTTTACCTTGGCAAGAAGTGTTCGCCGCAACGGGGTGCGCTCGCGCAATTTGTTTTTGGCGTTTTGCTCATCATCCTGGGTGCGCTCTTGTTCGCGTTGCCCGCGTATTTTGGTTTGAACGCATTGCACGCGTGGAACGACATCGCCTTTGTCATTGTCAGCGCGATGATTTTGAAGACGACCTTCACGTTGCGCGGCTTGATGCGCGCCGCGCGCGATACGCAACGCGCGCTCGACGCGCACGACCTGGTTGAAGCGCGACGGCTCGTCGCGTGGCATCTCGTCAGCCGCGATACGCGCACACTCGACGAGCCGCATGTCGTTTCGGCGACGGTCGAATCGGTCGCCGAAAATATCGCGGATAGTTTTGTCGCGCCGCTGTTGTTTTTTGCGTTGTTCGGCGTGCCTGGCGCGCTCGCGTATCGTTTGGTCAATACCGCCGACGCGATCATCGGTTATCACGGCGCGACCGAGTATCTGGGCAAGTTCGCCGCGCGGCTCGACGATGTGCTCAACTGGATTCCCGCGCGCGTGTCCGGCGCGCTCGTGGTGATCGCCGCGTTCATCGCGCGTGCGAATGCGCGCAACGCGTGGCGCGTGATGCTGCGCGATTACGCGCGCACCGAAAGCCCCAACGCCGGGTGGACGATGAGCGCGATGGCGGGCGCGCTCGATACGCAACTCGAAAAAATCGCGCACTACCAACTTGGCGACGCAACGCGCGCGACTGTACCTGGGATGATCTCGCAATCGTTGTGCGTGATGTTCATTGCATCGTTATCCTGGGTCGTATTGCTTTCTGCCTACTGCCTACTGCTTTCTGAATAA
- a CDS encoding histidinol-phosphate aminotransferase family protein yields the protein MSIKPRPELDAVRAATHGGFHADEWNALGAVIDFSSNVNPFGVSPRVREALARVSFERHPDPDASELRDAIANRLGVSPDHIVVGNGSLESIRGVALAYLRPGDTALIVGPTFGEYRVGAQIMGARIVQVDARARDEFRLDVNALAARVAKEKPRLAFICNPNNPTGAYLTREQIEMLVAASDETLWVLDEAFVAFMQDEERVIAKRANVVAMRSMTKHYAIPGLRLGYAVAHPDIVAALAKVRAPWSVNAMAQAAGLAVLQDDAFLRDTLARIRAASQELRDGITRLGWRVIPSAVHFFLVEVGDARAFRAALAQRGCLVRDCASFGLPEFVRLATRTPAENTRLITALESLNLAKV from the coding sequence ATGTCTATCAAACCCCGCCCAGAACTAGACGCTGTCCGCGCCGCAACGCACGGCGGCTTTCATGCCGACGAGTGGAACGCGCTCGGTGCGGTGATTGATTTTTCGTCGAACGTCAATCCGTTCGGCGTGTCGCCGCGCGTGCGCGAGGCGTTGGCGCGCGTTTCGTTCGAGCGACATCCCGACCCGGACGCGAGCGAACTGCGCGACGCGATTGCAAATCGTTTGGGAGTTTCGCCCGATCACATCGTCGTCGGCAACGGCTCGCTCGAATCGATTCGCGGCGTTGCGCTCGCGTACTTGCGTCCAGGGGACACCGCGCTCATCGTCGGTCCCACGTTCGGCGAGTATCGCGTCGGCGCGCAGATCATGGGCGCGCGCATCGTCCAGGTTGATGCACGCGCGCGCGACGAGTTTCGCCTGGATGTGAACGCGCTTGCCGCGCGCGTCGCCAAAGAAAAACCGCGCCTCGCGTTCATCTGCAATCCGAACAATCCGACCGGCGCGTACTTGACGCGCGAGCAAATCGAAATGCTCGTCGCCGCGTCCGACGAAACGTTGTGGGTACTCGACGAGGCGTTTGTCGCGTTTATGCAAGACGAAGAACGCGTGATTGCGAAGCGGGCAAACGTGGTTGCGATGCGTTCGATGACCAAGCATTACGCGATCCCTGGGTTACGACTTGGGTACGCAGTCGCGCATCCCGACATCGTTGCCGCGCTTGCCAAGGTGCGCGCGCCGTGGAGCGTCAACGCGATGGCGCAAGCCGCTGGACTCGCGGTGTTGCAAGACGACGCGTTTCTGCGCGACACGCTCGCGCGCATTCGCGCGGCATCGCAAGAATTGCGCGATGGCATCACGCGGCTCGGTTGGCGCGTGATACCATCGGCGGTTCACTTTTTTCTCGTCGAGGTCGGCGACGCGCGCGCGTTTCGCGCCGCGCTCGCGCAACGCGGATGCCTCGTGCGCGATTGCGCGTCATTCGGCTTGCCGGAATTCGTGCGCCTCGCGACGCGTACACCCGCAGAAAACACGCGCTTGATCACGGCGTTGGAATCACTCAACCTTGCGAAGGTTTAG
- a CDS encoding histidine phosphatase family protein produces the protein MTKLILVRHGETTWNDERRFQGHLDVPLNARGWRQAEQLGARFAGETIHAIYTSDLRRARDTAEVIASRANKPLVVEPRLREACMGELQGMTYADVHARWFPNVATMPSYFVDDAPAGVESLRELQARLVSAVNDIAARYVNETVLIVNHGAGLRALFCAWLGIELSAYWKLCSDSGSVSIVRVTEAGVVVELLNDTSHLGNDR, from the coding sequence ATGACGAAACTGATTTTGGTTCGGCACGGCGAAACGACGTGGAACGACGAGCGACGTTTTCAGGGACACCTGGATGTGCCGCTCAACGCGCGCGGTTGGCGACAGGCGGAGCAACTCGGCGCGCGTTTTGCGGGCGAAACGATTCACGCGATTTACACGAGCGATCTGCGGCGTGCGCGCGACACGGCAGAGGTGATCGCGTCGCGCGCGAACAAGCCACTTGTCGTCGAGCCGCGCTTGCGCGAAGCGTGCATGGGCGAATTGCAGGGGATGACGTACGCCGACGTTCACGCGCGCTGGTTCCCCAACGTCGCGACGATGCCGAGTTATTTTGTGGACGATGCGCCAGCGGGTGTCGAGTCGTTGCGTGAATTGCAAGCGCGGTTGGTCAGTGCGGTCAACGACATCGCCGCACGGTATGTAAACGAAACGGTGTTGATTGTCAATCACGGCGCGGGCTTGCGCGCGCTCTTTTGTGCGTGGCTCGGTATTGAGTTGTCCGCGTACTGGAAGTTGTGTTCCGACAGCGGCTCGGTTTCCATCGTGCGTGTGACCGAAGCGGGTGTGGTCGTCGAGTTGTTGAACGATACATCGCATTTGGGGAACGACCGCTGA